The Reichenbachiella carrageenanivorans region TCGCTCGACCTATGATGAAAGTGATTCCACATGCGTATCTCTTTTTTATTCCATTTATTCTTATAGCGACTTATACCACGCTCAATATTTTTATTGCTATCGTAGTCAATACCATGAACGAACTACACATGCAGGACGTGAAGGATGAAGAAGAAATAAAAGCGGAAATTATATTGGCTGAACATCGAAAGTCTCAAGTACAGATCGAAGCCCTAAGTCGCAAAGTAGATGAGCTGATTAAAAAGCTGAATAAATAAAAAAGGCTTTGTCGCCTCCATGTAACGAGCCTGCTAAACAGGGTCTAAAGATGCATGAATGTGTAGACCTAGGGCAAAAGCAGTGAAGTATCCCCATAGCTCAAAAAACGATAACTATTGCTGAGTGCCTCTTCGTAAATGCTGCGCCATTTATCCCCCACAAATGCTGCCACTAGCAAAACGAGCGTAGAGGCTGGCATGTGAAAGTTGGTGAACAAACCTGTAGCTACTCTGAATTTATATCCTGGATAGATGAAAATCTCCGTTTCTCCTTTTAGCTCAGTTATGTTTTCTCGGTCCATTTTTTCAATAATGGCTTTCATGGAGTGTGATAAGGGTATCTCTTGGAATTCGGCCTTGTATGGGTCATCTTTTTCTACAAAAAAGGGAGCCGTGCTGTCTTTCGTCAACTTGACCCCATACCAGTACAAACTTTCTAAAGTACGAAGAGCAGTAGTGCCCACAGGAATGATCAAACCTTGAGCGCCAAGTATATTTTCGATATTTGTCCGGCTCACAATGATCCGTTCATTGTGCATGTCGTGTTTTTTGAAGTCTGCATCTTTGATCGGACGAAAAGTTCCAGCGCTAACATGCAAGGTTACTCTGTCTTGTTTTACACCTTTGGTATTCAGTTGGGTCAATATATCATCCGTGAAATGCAGTCCAGCTGTAGGTGCAGCTACGGCACCTTCTAGTTCTGAAAATACCGTTTGGTACCGGTCTTTGTCGTCGGCTTCTTCTTCTCTGTTGAGATATGGGGGCAAAGGTACGTGGCCTGCCGCTTCTATGACGTCTAAAAATGGCTGGTCTCCAGCCCAGGAAAACGTTACATGTAGCTTTTCTCGATCGACCAGCCGAGCTTCTATTTCTATTTCATCATTGAGTCGGAGCGAAAGCACATTTTCATCTTTCCATTTTTTTAGATTGCCAACCATG contains the following coding sequences:
- a CDS encoding S-adenosylmethionine:tRNA ribosyltransferase-isomerase, yielding MASDSASLEKYLYELPEDRIAKHPLANRDDSKLLLYQGGQIHHESFKQVVDLVPANSLLFLNNTKVIAARLFFQKATGAQIEIFLTEPILPHTEFQQALKAKNTCTWKCMVGNLKKWKDENVLSLRLNDEIEIEARLVDREKLHVTFSWAGDQPFLDVIEAAGHVPLPPYLNREEEADDKDRYQTVFSELEGAVAAPTAGLHFTDDILTQLNTKGVKQDRVTLHVSAGTFRPIKDADFKKHDMHNERIIVSRTNIENILGAQGLIIPVGTTALRTLESLYWYGVKLTKDSTAPFFVEKDDPYKAEFQEIPLSHSMKAIIEKMDRENITELKGETEIFIYPGYKFRVATGLFTNFHMPASTLVLLVAAFVGDKWRSIYEEALSNSYRFLSYGDTSLLLP